Proteins encoded together in one Balaenoptera ricei isolate mBalRic1 chromosome 2, mBalRic1.hap2, whole genome shotgun sequence window:
- the OLAH gene encoding LOW QUALITY PROTEIN: S-acyl fatty acid synthase thioesterase, medium chain (The sequence of the model RefSeq protein was modified relative to this genomic sequence to represent the inferred CDS: deleted 1 base in 1 codon; substituted 1 base at 1 genomic stop codon), producing the protein RNDKVVNCLYQNRNSPFRLVCFPWAGGGSNYFAKWGQDIPNSMEGHAIRLAGRESRLEDPFPSDIYQMADEIACALLPVLQRENFAFFGHSIGSYVTFMTVLHLKEKYKLEPVHLFVSGISAPHVSNFHLSEEQITCLLKDLVGIPADFVDDKAFLQQFPKLVTDSCIVSNYIFDTPSEAVLSCELTXLTCFTGSEDIPADLEAWEDVTSGSFDIRVLPGRHFYLLEPSNEIFIKNYITKSLEVSMLHCSWIFSL; encoded by the exons AGGAATGACAAAGTTGTGAACTGCTTATACCAGAATCGTAATTCACCTTTTAGGTTAGTTTGCTTTCCCTGGGCAGGAGGTGGCTCCAATTATTTTGCCAAATGGGGCCAAGATATTCCTAATTCAATGGAAG GGCATGCCATAAGGCTTGCTGGGAGAGAAAGTCGGCTTGAAGATCCTTTTCCAAGTGACATCTACCAGATGGCTGATGAAATTGCCTGTGCTCTGCTGCCGGTCCTTCAGCgtgaaaattttgcattttttggCCACAG TATCGGATCTTATGTTACTTTTATGACTGTGCtacatctaaaagaaaaatataagctaGAACCGGTGCATTTATTTGTGTCAGGTATAAGTGCTCCTCATGTAAGTAATTTTC ATCTGTCAGAAGAACAAATTACCTGTCTCCTAaaggatctggtaggcatccctGCGGATTTTGTTGATGACAAGGCATTTTTACAACAATTTCCCAAACTGGTGACAGATAGTTGCATTGTTAGTAATTACAT CTTTGATACACCCTCTGAGGCTGTTCTTTCTTGTGAGTTAACATGACTC ACATGCTTTACTGGATCTGAAGATATACCAGCAGATTTGGAAG ccTGGGAAGATGTAACCAGTGGAAGTTTTGATATTCGTGTGCTTCCAGGACGCCACTTTTATCTTTTGGAACCTTCCAACGAGATCTTCATCAAGAATTACATAACCAAGTCTCTAGAAGTATCAATGCTTCACTGTTCTTGGATATTTTCCCTCTAG